The genomic window ACGGGTGCTTTCTTGGTAGCATTGGAGCTGGTTGAGAACGTTGATCCATCACCCGGCGGGGTTTTCGGCGGGCCGATAAGTGCATCGAGCCGGGCCTTCATGGCGGAGATGCGCTCCGGATTCTGGCCGTAGACATTGGTGGTTTGCCCGGGGTCGCTCTTCACATTATAAAGCTGCGCTCCCGGCGCATTGGCTCTGAGCGTTCCATCGGCATGGTGGTCGCTGTTAGTCATCCCCGTGCTTTTATACGACTGTCCCCAGACTTGCGTCGGATGGGCGGTCATCCCCCCGGAACCCTGGAAGGGATAGTAGACCCATCCTTTGTAGTAAAGCCCCTGCCCAAAGATACCGGTATAGACCATTTCGTTGCGGATCGATTCCCCGGAAGGATTCGTCCAGACCGGCCACTGGTTCAAGCTGTCCTCCGCCGCGCCTTTGGGTAGCGGCACGCCGGTTGCGGCGGACACCGTTGCCATAACGTCGGTGTGCGACATAAAAGCATCCGAAGTTCTGTTCATCGGGATTTTTCCGGGCCAGCGGACAATAAACGGAACCTGGTTGCCGCCGCACCACGCATCCGTCTTCTGGCCGAGCAGCTCCCCATTCTGGCGATGCCCGGTCTCCACGGCACTGCGCATATACACCGCGCCGTTGTCGCTGGTAAAAATGACCAATGTATTTTTGTCGTACCCATTGTTTTTCAGCGCCTTCAGCACCGTGCCCATGGCCGCATCCAGCTGTTGGAGAAAATCTCCGTACACCCCCGCCTCGCTGGTTCCCTTAAATTGCTCCGAGGGGGAGAGCGGTACGTGCGGTGCAACGAAAGCGACATAGAGGAACAGCGGGGTTTTCTTCGAGCGTTTTTTCAGGTAGTCAGCCGCACGCTCGGCAACAATCAGGTCAATCTCGTCCTCGGGACGCGCCTTGTGGGCGGCGGCGGCGCCTTCGCTCAATCCCCACCCCCAATCTTTCAAGCCGCGCTCTTCCACTTCTTTATGCTCGATGATCCGTAGCGGATCGTTTGGATCGAGTGCCACAACCCGGTCGTTTTCAACAAAAACCTGGGGAGGCTCATTATGGCTGCGAGGCGTCCCGAAGAAATAGTCGAATCCGCTGTCGAGCGGCCCCGGGTTCAGGGTTTTGTTAAAATCCACCGGCCCGTGGCCAATCCCGTTGTGCCATTTTCCGAACATGACCGTGTCGTACCCCGCCTTGCCCAGCATTTGCTGGAGCGTCGGATGTTTTTCGCTAAACATGTAGGTTCCGTCCCACGGCTTTCCGCGCCGCCAGTTGTAGCGCCCTGCCATGACGGCATAGCGCGACGGCTGGCAAACCCCCGACGGCGAATGCGCATCCGTAAACCGCACACCTTGTTGCGCAAATGCATCAATGTTTGGCGTTTTCACCTTCGTTGCGCCATAGCAGCCCAAATCACCATATCCCAGGTCATCCGCCAATATGACAACCACGTTCGGTTTCTGTGCCGCCAACGCGCCCAGCCCCATTACCGCAACCAGCGGAAACGCCTTCAAAAATCGATTCATAACCATCTTCATTCCATCTTTCCAATGGGGGAAACCCGTATTTATGCCAACGTTTGTACAAGAAGAGTTCAACCCCCGCAAGCCATTCCGTAAACTTACCTCGATTCAGCGACTTGAATCGTCACCGGCCCAATCAGGCCGGACTCCAAAAGGGGGCTCGTTTTGTGCCATGCTTTAAATGTGGAAAAGGTTTTCCGCCCCGATGTGCGCGGCTTATTCTCGACATACCATTGCGGCCACTCCTTGAGCAAAGCCCACCCACCCGGCTTGTAGTCACAGTCGGCCGGCAGCTGCTCATCACCGATCATCCTGTTCGGCCACAGATTGACGACATCAATTTCCAGTTGGTTCTCTTTCGCACGAATGGCTTCTGAGATCTCGACCCGCCACGGTGCGCACCAAATCGTTCCAAGCTCTTTTCCGTTCAAACGGACTTCAGCCACATTCTTCACTTTACCCAAATCCAGATAGAGCGGTTTTCCCGAAACGGCCTTTGGCAGATCAAACGCTTTGGAATAGGTCGCCGTCCCCGAAAAATATTTCAGCTCGGGTTCCGGGCGTTTACACCAATCCTGCAAGGTTTGGAACGTCACCCTCTTTGAAGGACTGTCGCGAAAATGGAACTCGACATTCCAGCCACCTCCGAGGGCCGCAATGGGATTGAGTGCATAAAAGTTGTGTTCACCTGTTGGCGTAGTTTTTCCTTTTTTGAAGACCACGAAAAAGGATTGTTTAGGCGCAAACTGCATGGGCACCACCGTTACGCCCGAATGAGCCTGGAATTCCGGCAACACACGGATTTCGCCGGTAAGGGGGTTCCACAGTTCCGGCGCTCCTTCGACACGGAAGGTTGCGTTCAGCGTCAGCTGCTGCTCGCTCGGGTTGGCGATAAAGTAAACATCCTGCCCGGCGATCTGCTTATGGATGTGATGAATCGGCTGCCCGGAATCGGTGAAAAAGTCCGGTGTTAAGCCCATCTGACCGACCACATCAACAACAGGTGTGTTCGTTACCACCATGGCCCCTTCCGCGACGAGCTCCTTGATCCGCGCCGCAAATCCAGGTGTCCGATACGGCTCATCAGGCAGGATCAGCATGCGATAGCGGACGCCGTCCGGCAGTACCAGGTCTCCGTCTTCAACCCGCAGGCGGTTCATAACAACATACGGGTCGCATACGTCATAATCATACCCGGGCGGCGGAGCCAACGGCCCCGCCAGCTCCAGCCCGGCATTCGGCACATTTTCACCGCTGCAGTATAGAAGATCCGCCATAAACCGGCCTTGCTGCAACAGTAGCTGCGCGCGTGAAATATAGCGGGTGAAGCCCGGCATCTGCCCCCACCAGGTATTGGATCGCTCAAAGTGTGTCCCGAAAACAGCCAGGGTCTGACCGGGCACCAAATCATCCCAGGGCTGATGCACATAAACATGGAAAACCATGCGGTTGACCCCACCGCAGAAGGTGGCATCGACATCCCGTTTCAGCGCCTCAAAATCGGAGTTCCAGTCCCCCCGGATGTCGGTATTCACTTCGCATTGAACAATCGGCTTGCCGTAAACATGGGCAGGGCTGGATGCAAGCTTGGTGCTCCAACGCCTGGAGGTGTACAGAAAAAGGTCGGGATTATGGGTAGTCCAGACTTCGCACATCGGCACGTCCGCAATGCCGCCGACGGTGACCGTGTTAAACTGGTGTTGGCCATAGTTTTCAATGGAGAGTTGCTTCCCGTTTTTTTCGCAGAGCTGCTGCATACGACCGAAATAATGTTCGTGCATCAGGCCAGTGACCGTCTTCCGGAAATCCCACAAAAACCGTTCGCTCTCCTGCAGGCCGCCCACCACGCGGCCCGTCAATGCCGGCAGGAACGGAGTAATTGCATAGCCGTTTCGCTCCTGGAACCAATCCGGCATGGCCGCCGTCCAGTTCTGGTTGTGCCGCTCGTAGCTGTCGATATGAACCGCCTGAAACAGATCGCCGACCTCTTCATCATCGATCCAAGGTTGCATGGCATTCTTCCAATGCAGGTCGAGAACATCAGGCCTGAGCTTATCGCACTCCAGTCCGCCGCCCTGCCCCTCCAGCGCCGGCATCAACCGCATCCCGGTTGACGTATGGCCAAACCGCAATAGCGTCCAGTTACCCGCGGGCACCGTCCAGTTGAGATGCCCTTGAGCATCCATCCTACCTGTCAGATCAATCATCTGCTCACGCGAAATCATCTCGCGATCCGTCGGAGCCAGCGCCGCATCGGTCTGCCCCGGCTTATCCAGCCCCCACCAGTCAAACATGGCCTTGCCAGTCCAGTCCGGAATCCGATAGGCCGGCCCCAGGTTGATTTCGGCCAACTCAACCTTGTCGGAAAACTCTATCCGCCAATACGGTTCGTGGCGCTGGGGAAACACATCGTTCACCTGAGCAAATTTTCTTTTGTCCGCTTGAAACGAAAGCACCTCGCTCCACTTTTTTCCATCATCCGAAGCAAACAGCTTTCCCGGTGGAATCGTGCGGTAAAAGCGCGGTGTCATGCTGAACGAGCGGATGTCCACCGGATGAGCGAACTCCAGTTCAACCCGGACGGCCTTTTTCCCCATGGCCTTCAGTTCCTGCCAGCTGTTGCGATCGGAATCGAGCAACGCGCCGATGTCCGTCTCTCTGCCTTCCAGGCGAACAGCAGGTCGGTATACACCGGCACACTCGTTTCCAGGGGTTGGAAAAGCCAGCACCGCGATGTCGCGGTAATAGCCCAACTTCGTTGCCGGTTGCGGAAGCTGCCCGGAAAAGGTCTTTCCGCCCTCCAGCTGGAGTTCGCTCCAGGTCACCTCCTGCATGGAGAGCTCCGGCGTGATCCACGGCCCACCGCTGGACGACCAACCCGCCGGCGAATTATAAAGGGAGATCTTTAGCCCAAGCTCGTTCGCACGTAGCATGGCAAACTTCATCAGCTCGCGCCATTCAGGGCTCATCACTCTGACCGGCCCGGCCGGACTGTGTCCGCCGATGTTAAAAATCATCGCCCCGCCGATTCCCGCCTCATGCATCGCTTCCAAATCGGCCGCCAGTCCCTCCCGGCTGATATTTCCGTTGATCCAATACCAGAACACATAAGGCTTCACCCCATCCGGCGGATTCTGAAACAGTTTTGCCAGATCGGCGATTTCAGCAGACAGAGCCCCACCCGCGAGCGCCATCATCAAAACAACTGTTGCCGCAAACCTCTTCATTAACGCGTTTCCACGTCCAGACGAAGGAACAGGTTTTTATCGGCAGGATCAAATGCTTTGTCAATTTCCCGCAACGACCCGTCCACTTCGTTGGTTTTCACCGCCGGAAGGTCGACCGGAATCCACGAAGGCGAAATCAGATTGGTGGAGGCCAGAACGCGATAATTCGCGTCCAGTCCGCTGCGATTCGGATGCGTAAAAATCGCCTGCCCGTTCGCTATTGTCAGCCGGACCGGACGACCGGCATCCAGGATATCCGTCGGGTTGCCACCCAGCGCATATTCCTTCCAGTTGCTCACGCCGTCGCCATCGGGATCTTCGGTCTCGGAACCCACCGGTGTCGGCCATTGGCCGGCCCAGTGATCGTAGGCCGACAGGCCGACGAGAAGCGTGCCGCCGAGATCGGCATAATAGTCGGAATGCACCCCGGCAGCGGCGAGCGCGACAGCATCGTAGCCGCCGTTCGGCAGACTTATGAGCTGCGCCGGGTTGGCGGCCGACGGCATGCTGACCGCCGCGAAGGTGATGGTATTGACCAGCTGATAGACGGGAGCACGAACGGGGGTGGCACCGCCCGTGAATGTGAGTGAGGCCTGCGGATAGCTCTGATTAAACTGAACCCCCAGATGCGCGTTATCGCCTCCTGAATTATGCAGTAAAAATGTCCCGCTGAATCCGTCGTCCGATCCGCCGAACACGACGCGCTGCCCATCGGTCGTGAACGCCTCAACGGTCAGTTGCCCCGTACCGCTCAGCGACGCATTCAAGTCGAGATCTCCGGTAATATTCGACAGCTTTGAATCGTTGGTAACCGTCATCTGGCCGGTAAGCACAGAGTGCGAACCGCCGGACCGATGCTGAAAAACTCCACCATCCAGAATCAGTGTACCAATCGATCCGCCGCCTTTCACAAACAGCGAAGTACCGCTCATCAAACGAAGCGATCGGCCCTGGAATTCCCCCTTGTCTCCGAGCGCATTCAGCCAAACTCCACTTTTGTCATAGACATAATCATTGGTGGAAACCGGAACAGCGGCGGACGTGCCCCAAATGGCGTCGTTCCAGCCAAGGTGGGTTGCGGTGGGCGTCGCCGGATTCATTGAAACCGGTCCATTCGGCTCGGGATCAACCGCCTCATCCGGAATGGTGCACACATTGGAATAATAGACATCCCGCGGAGCCTCGATGCGCAGGTCGGCCCCATAGAGCCCGCCGCCAAGCCGGGCATCATCGAGCGGAATCGAAATACGCCGCCAGGTTTCGGTTCCCGTCATG from Pontiella desulfatans includes these protein-coding regions:
- a CDS encoding glycosyl hydrolase — protein: MKRFAATVVLMMALAGGALSAEIADLAKLFQNPPDGVKPYVFWYWINGNISREGLAADLEAMHEAGIGGAMIFNIGGHSPAGPVRVMSPEWRELMKFAMLRANELGLKISLYNSPAGWSSSGGPWITPELSMQEVTWSELQLEGGKTFSGQLPQPATKLGYYRDIAVLAFPTPGNECAGVYRPAVRLEGRETDIGALLDSDRNSWQELKAMGKKAVRVELEFAHPVDIRSFSMTPRFYRTIPPGKLFASDDGKKWSEVLSFQADKRKFAQVNDVFPQRHEPYWRIEFSDKVELAEINLGPAYRIPDWTGKAMFDWWGLDKPGQTDAALAPTDREMISREQMIDLTGRMDAQGHLNWTVPAGNWTLLRFGHTSTGMRLMPALEGQGGGLECDKLRPDVLDLHWKNAMQPWIDDEEVGDLFQAVHIDSYERHNQNWTAAMPDWFQERNGYAITPFLPALTGRVVGGLQESERFLWDFRKTVTGLMHEHYFGRMQQLCEKNGKQLSIENYGQHQFNTVTVGGIADVPMCEVWTTHNPDLFLYTSRRWSTKLASSPAHVYGKPIVQCEVNTDIRGDWNSDFEALKRDVDATFCGGVNRMVFHVYVHQPWDDLVPGQTLAVFGTHFERSNTWWGQMPGFTRYISRAQLLLQQGRFMADLLYCSGENVPNAGLELAGPLAPPPGYDYDVCDPYVVMNRLRVEDGDLVLPDGVRYRMLILPDEPYRTPGFAARIKELVAEGAMVVTNTPVVDVVGQMGLTPDFFTDSGQPIHHIHKQIAGQDVYFIANPSEQQLTLNATFRVEGAPELWNPLTGEIRVLPEFQAHSGVTVVPMQFAPKQSFFVVFKKGKTTPTGEHNFYALNPIAALGGGWNVEFHFRDSPSKRVTFQTLQDWCKRPEPELKYFSGTATYSKAFDLPKAVSGKPLYLDLGKVKNVAEVRLNGKELGTIWCAPWRVEISEAIRAKENQLEIDVVNLWPNRMIGDEQLPADCDYKPGGWALLKEWPQWYVENKPRTSGRKTFSTFKAWHKTSPLLESGLIGPVTIQVAESR
- a CDS encoding sulfatase family protein, producing the protein MNRFLKAFPLVAVMGLGALAAQKPNVVVILADDLGYGDLGCYGATKVKTPNIDAFAQQGVRFTDAHSPSGVCQPSRYAVMAGRYNWRRGKPWDGTYMFSEKHPTLQQMLGKAGYDTVMFGKWHNGIGHGPVDFNKTLNPGPLDSGFDYFFGTPRSHNEPPQVFVENDRVVALDPNDPLRIIEHKEVEERGLKDWGWGLSEGAAAAHKARPEDEIDLIVAERAADYLKKRSKKTPLFLYVAFVAPHVPLSPSEQFKGTSEAGVYGDFLQQLDAAMGTVLKALKNNGYDKNTLVIFTSDNGAVYMRSAVETGHRQNGELLGQKTDAWCGGNQVPFIVRWPGKIPMNRTSDAFMSHTDVMATVSAATGVPLPKGAAEDSLNQWPVWTNPSGESIRNEMVYTGIFGQGLYYKGWVYYPFQGSGGMTAHPTQVWGQSYKSTGMTNSDHHADGTLRANAPGAQLYNVKSDPGQTTNVYGQNPERISAMKARLDALIGPPKTPPGDGSTFSTSSNATKKAPVSWNNAVWGNPAQVPMSGNHYVHDQKDVWLLALGTNGPFPGKTLTLKNDASIWLTGGGMLGKGQLILDGGQIQNRYSGRNAVLLGRVRVDAPSKILNIDGSLELKAGLSGEGDLSLSAFQQAGTSVIISGADQGYTGTFVLSDSAADEVALDVDFATAFPKAGLNFESRNSSRMPMLALKETLRFAEVSMPGENGGMVKLPNGTYRADDLKAAGVSGLAYRNLEGTLIVGK